One genomic segment of Bacteroides caccae includes these proteins:
- a CDS encoding Dam family site-specific DNA-(adenine-N6)-methyltransferase: protein MKKKIVRSPFFYVGDKYKLIEEISSYFPDDIEKFVEPFVGGGSVFMNIDARKFYLNDIDVNVIALHKFLCKSANKRTEFFSRIESLIAEYGLSYSYKEDRIPIELRQQYKKTYYAKYNKEAYGQMKRDFNESSVADLYVLYLLLIYGFNRMLRFNKNGDFNLPVGNVDFNANVVNALEAYFMQVISKKPKWFNIDYKDFLQKIRLSEKDFVYLDPPYLITFSEYNKLWNEQDEIELLQLLDSLNKRRIRFAISNVTHYKGRCNNLFIDWACKYNVHPIKSNYISYHDNSTKQISEVLITNY, encoded by the coding sequence ATGAAAAAAAAGATAGTAAGATCACCTTTTTTCTATGTTGGAGACAAATATAAGCTCATTGAAGAAATTAGCTCGTATTTCCCTGACGACATAGAGAAATTCGTTGAACCGTTTGTTGGCGGAGGGTCGGTATTTATGAATATTGACGCTCGGAAATTTTACCTGAATGATATAGATGTAAATGTAATTGCGCTACACAAATTTTTATGTAAATCTGCCAATAAACGAACTGAATTTTTTAGTCGAATAGAAAGTCTTATCGCTGAGTATGGACTATCATATTCATATAAGGAAGATCGTATCCCGATAGAACTTAGGCAACAGTATAAAAAAACATACTATGCTAAATATAACAAAGAAGCGTATGGGCAGATGAAAAGGGATTTTAATGAATCGTCGGTAGCAGATTTATATGTTTTGTATCTTCTGTTGATATATGGATTTAATCGAATGCTACGATTCAATAAAAATGGAGACTTCAATCTTCCTGTAGGCAATGTTGATTTTAATGCTAATGTAGTAAATGCTCTAGAGGCATATTTCATGCAAGTAATATCCAAAAAACCTAAATGGTTTAATATCGATTATAAAGATTTCCTACAAAAAATAAGGTTGTCTGAAAAAGATTTTGTATATTTAGACCCGCCATATCTTATCACATTTAGTGAATATAATAAGTTATGGAATGAGCAAGATGAAATTGAGTTGTTGCAATTATTGGATAGCCTAAACAAACGACGTATTCGGTTCGCTATATCGAATGTTACTCATTACAAAGGTCGATGTAACAATCTGTTTATAGATTGGGCATGCAAGTACAATGTTCATCCGATAAAGAGTAATTATATAAGCTATCACGACAATTCAACAAAACAAATTAGCGAAGTATTAATCACAAATTACTAA
- a CDS encoding DNA adenine methylase, with protein MESLSQYSKDVREELKLSLQEVYNRTDIDVTLLGYKMFDLESRRYIGNKAKLTPWIMNIINEHTGGFESFFDVFAGTASVSKAAIPYAKRIIMNDFLSSNNIIYQAFFGSGTYDMNKLHSIIEYYNNINPDTIEDNYFSDNFGDKFFDYKNSKLIGHIREDVEKRKVALTHKEYAILLTSLIYSIDKIANTVGHFDAYIKKNILYHPLSIQLIRPLDPQCVEIFREDSNILAENITADVAYIDPPYNSRQYSRFYHIYENLVTWEKPELFGVAMKPKAQNMSAYCTSSAPVAFRDLISKLNVKYIVVSYNNTYESKSGSSKNKITLEQIKSILEERGTTKIYDCDHRYFNAGKTNFAKHKELLFITEVGQ; from the coding sequence ATGGAGTCATTGAGTCAGTATTCAAAAGATGTTCGTGAGGAATTGAAATTGTCATTACAAGAAGTCTATAATCGAACTGATATAGATGTCACTCTTTTGGGGTATAAGATGTTTGATTTGGAGAGTCGTAGATATATTGGAAATAAAGCAAAGTTAACCCCTTGGATTATGAATATAATCAACGAGCATACAGGAGGGTTTGAATCATTTTTTGATGTCTTTGCGGGAACCGCATCTGTTTCCAAGGCTGCGATACCTTATGCAAAGAGAATAATAATGAATGACTTTCTGTCATCTAACAATATTATATATCAAGCCTTTTTTGGTTCCGGAACTTATGATATGAATAAACTTCATTCAATCATAGAGTATTATAATAATATAAATCCTGACACTATTGAAGACAATTACTTTTCGGATAATTTCGGAGATAAGTTCTTTGATTACAAGAACTCCAAATTGATAGGTCATATAAGGGAGGATGTCGAAAAGAGGAAAGTGGCATTGACGCATAAGGAATATGCCATTCTATTGACCTCTTTAATATATAGTATTGATAAAATAGCAAATACAGTAGGGCATTTTGATGCATACATCAAAAAAAACATCCTGTATCATCCTTTATCCATACAACTTATTAGACCACTTGATCCTCAGTGTGTAGAAATCTTTAGAGAAGACTCCAATATACTTGCTGAAAACATCACGGCAGATGTTGCATATATTGACCCGCCTTATAACTCTCGTCAATATAGTAGATTTTATCATATTTACGAAAATCTGGTAACTTGGGAGAAGCCTGAATTGTTTGGTGTAGCGATGAAGCCTAAAGCACAAAATATGAGTGCATATTGTACCTCTAGTGCTCCCGTTGCATTTCGGGATCTTATAAGTAAATTGAACGTCAAGTATATTGTCGTATCATACAATAATACATACGAATCAAAAAGCGGGTCATCAAAAAACAAGATTACATTAGAGCAGATTAAATCCATTTTAGAAGAACGCGGTACTACAAAGATATATGATTGCGATCACAGATATTTTAATGCAGGTAAGACTAATTTTGCAAAGCACAAGGAACTATTATTTATCACGGAAGTAGGGCAATGA
- the carB gene encoding carbamoyl-phosphate synthase (glutamine-hydrolyzing) large subunit produces MKENIKKVLLLGSGALKIGEAGEFDYSGSQALKALKEEGIETILINPNIATVQTSEGVADQIYFLPVTPYFVEKVIQKERPEGIMLAFGGQTALNCGVALYKEGVLEKYNVKVLGTPVQAIMDTEDRELFVQKLNEINVKTIKSEAVENAEDARRAAKELGYPVIVRAAYALGGLGSGFCDNEEQLNILVEKAFSFSPQVLVEKSLRGWKEVEYEVVRDRFDNCITVCNMENFDPLGIHTGESIVIAPSQTLTNKEYHKLRELAIRIIRHIGIVGECNVQYAFDPESEDYRVIEVNARLSRSSALASKATGYPLAFVAAKLGLGYGLFDLKNSVTKTTSAFFEPALDYVVCKIPRWDLGKFHGVDKELGSSMKSVGEVMAIGRTFEEAIQKGLRMIGQGMHGFVENKELVISDIDKALREPTDKRIFVISKAFRAGYTIDQVHELTKIDKWFLQKLMNIMQTSEELHSWGNNHKQITDLPGELLKKAKVQGFSDFQIARAIGYEGDMEDGILYVRNHRKRAGILPVVKQIDTLAAEYPAQTNYLYLTYSGVANDVHYLGDHKSIVVLGSGAYRIGSSVEFDWCGVQALNTIRKEGWRSVMINYNPETVSTDYDMCDRLYFDELTFERVMDILELENPHGVIVSTGGQIPNNLALRLDAQNINILGTSAKSIDNAEDREKFSAMLDRIGVDQPRWRELTSMDDINEFVDEVGFPVLVRPSYVLSGAAMNVCSNQEELERFLKLAANVSKKHPVVVSQFIEHAKEVEMDAVAQNGEIVAYAISEHIEFAGVHSGDATIQFPPQKLYVETVRRIKRISREIAKALNISGPFNIQYLAKDNDIKVIECNLRASRSFPFVSKVLKINFIELATKVMLGLPVEKPEKNLFELDYVGIKASQFSFNRLQKADPVLGVDMASTGEVGCIGMDTSCAVLKAMLSVGYRIPKKNILLSTGTMKQKADMIDAARMLVNKGYKLFATGGTHKALAENGIESTHVYWPSEEGHPQALEMLHSKKIDMVVNIPKNLTAGELDNGYKIRRAAIDLNVPLITNARLASAFINAFCTMSIDDIAIKSWAEYK; encoded by the coding sequence ATGAAAGAAAATATAAAGAAAGTATTGCTGCTGGGTTCCGGTGCCCTAAAAATCGGTGAGGCCGGTGAGTTCGACTATTCCGGTTCGCAGGCACTCAAAGCCTTGAAAGAAGAGGGGATTGAAACGATTCTCATCAACCCGAATATTGCTACGGTACAGACTTCCGAAGGAGTGGCAGATCAGATTTACTTCCTGCCGGTGACTCCGTACTTCGTAGAGAAAGTGATTCAGAAAGAGAGACCCGAAGGCATTATGCTTGCATTTGGCGGTCAGACCGCTTTGAATTGCGGTGTGGCTTTATATAAGGAAGGAGTCCTTGAAAAATATAATGTAAAGGTACTCGGTACTCCGGTACAAGCTATTATGGATACCGAAGACCGTGAACTTTTCGTGCAGAAACTGAATGAAATCAATGTAAAGACTATCAAGAGCGAAGCCGTGGAAAATGCGGAAGATGCTCGTCGTGCAGCAAAAGAACTGGGTTATCCGGTGATTGTTCGTGCTGCTTATGCATTGGGTGGTTTGGGTTCCGGTTTTTGTGATAACGAGGAACAACTGAATATTCTGGTAGAAAAGGCTTTTTCCTTCTCCCCACAAGTATTGGTGGAAAAATCACTCCGTGGCTGGAAAGAAGTGGAATACGAAGTAGTGCGCGACCGCTTCGATAACTGTATTACTGTTTGTAATATGGAGAATTTCGATCCGCTAGGTATCCATACCGGTGAGTCTATCGTTATTGCTCCGTCTCAAACGCTTACTAACAAAGAATATCATAAACTTCGTGAATTGGCTATTCGTATCATTCGCCATATCGGTATCGTGGGCGAATGTAACGTACAATACGCTTTCGATCCGGAATCCGAAGATTACCGGGTGATTGAAGTAAATGCCCGTCTTTCCCGTTCATCAGCCTTAGCCTCCAAAGCAACCGGCTATCCGCTGGCTTTCGTTGCCGCTAAATTAGGATTGGGTTACGGACTTTTCGATTTGAAAAATTCCGTAACAAAAACGACCTCCGCCTTCTTCGAGCCTGCTCTGGATTATGTGGTCTGTAAAATTCCTCGTTGGGACTTGGGTAAATTCCATGGGGTAGACAAAGAATTGGGTTCTTCAATGAAATCAGTCGGTGAAGTAATGGCTATCGGTCGTACTTTTGAAGAAGCGATCCAGAAAGGTCTTCGTATGATAGGACAGGGAATGCACGGATTTGTGGAAAACAAAGAACTGGTTATCTCTGATATTGACAAAGCACTTCGTGAGCCGACCGATAAACGTATTTTTGTAATATCGAAAGCATTCCGTGCCGGATACACAATCGATCAGGTACATGAACTGACAAAGATTGACAAGTGGTTCCTTCAGAAACTGATGAACATTATGCAGACTTCCGAAGAGCTGCACAGTTGGGGAAACAATCACAAACAGATTACCGACTTGCCGGGAGAATTGCTGAAGAAAGCGAAAGTGCAAGGCTTCTCCGATTTCCAGATTGCCCGTGCCATTGGTTATGAAGGTGATATGGAAGACGGCATTCTCTATGTCCGTAATCATCGCAAACGTGCGGGTATTCTTCCCGTTGTGAAACAAATTGATACTCTGGCTGCCGAATACCCGGCACAAACTAATTATCTATATCTTACTTATAGTGGCGTAGCAAATGACGTTCATTATCTGGGTGACCATAAATCTATCGTCGTACTAGGCTCCGGTGCCTATCGTATCGGTTCTTCGGTTGAGTTCGACTGGTGTGGTGTTCAGGCATTGAATACAATTCGCAAGGAAGGGTGGCGCAGCGTTATGATTAACTATAATCCGGAAACCGTATCTACGGATTACGATATGTGCGACCGCCTCTATTTCGATGAACTGACTTTCGAACGCGTAATGGATATTCTGGAACTCGAAAATCCACATGGCGTCATTGTATCTACCGGTGGACAAATTCCGAATAATCTGGCATTGCGCCTGGATGCACAAAATATCAATATTCTTGGTACAAGTGCCAAAAGCATTGACAACGCTGAGGATCGCGAGAAATTCTCTGCCATGCTCGACCGTATTGGTGTAGACCAGCCGCGTTGGCGTGAACTGACTTCTATGGATGATATCAATGAATTTGTTGACGAGGTCGGTTTTCCTGTACTTGTCCGTCCGTCTTATGTGCTTTCGGGTGCCGCGATGAATGTTTGCTCCAATCAGGAAGAACTGGAACGTTTCCTGAAACTGGCAGCCAATGTATCGAAGAAACATCCGGTAGTAGTAAGTCAGTTTATTGAGCATGCCAAGGAAGTGGAAATGGATGCCGTGGCTCAAAATGGAGAAATCGTAGCGTATGCTATCAGTGAGCACATCGAGTTTGCCGGTGTGCACTCCGGTGATGCGACCATTCAATTCCCGCCGCAAAAGTTATATGTGGAGACGGTTCGCCGCATCAAGCGTATCAGCCGTGAGATTGCCAAGGCTTTGAACATTTCCGGTCCGTTCAATATCCAATATTTGGCAAAAGATAATGATATCAAGGTGATCGAATGCAACCTGCGTGCCAGCCGCTCTTTCCCGTTTGTCAGCAAGGTATTGAAGATAAACTTTATCGAACTGGCAACGAAAGTAATGCTTGGCCTGCCTGTCGAAAAACCGGAAAAGAATCTTTTTGAACTGGACTATGTTGGAATCAAGGCTTCCCAGTTCTCCTTCAACCGTTTGCAGAAAGCCGACCCGGTGTTGGGGGTAGATATGGCTTCCACCGGTGAAGTCGGTTGTATAGGTATGGATACTTCCTGCGCCGTACTGAAAGCAATGCTTTCCGTAGGTTATCGCATTCCGAAGAAGAATATCCTGCTTTCTACAGGTACAATGAAACAGAAAGCCGATATGATAGACGCAGCCCGTATGTTGGTAAATAAAGGATATAAACTCTTTGCTACGGGCGGTACGCACAAAGCGCTTGCCGAAAACGGTATTGAGAGTACTCATGTTTATTGGCCGAGTGAAGAAGGACATCCGCAAGCTTTGGAAATGCTCCATAGTAAAAAGATTGATATGGTAGTCAACATTCCGAAGAATTTGACAGCCGGAGAGTTGGACAACGGATATAAAATCCGTCGTGCGGCTATCGACCTGAATGTTCCGTTGATAACGAATGCCCGTTTGGCTAGTGCATTTATTAATGCTTTCTGTACAATGAGCATTGATGATATTGCTATCAAGAGTTGGGCGGAATATAAGTAA
- the carA gene encoding glutamine-hydrolyzing carbamoyl-phosphate synthase small subunit, with the protein MRNVTLILDDGSRFSGKSFGYEKPVAGEVVFNTAMTGYPESLTDPSYAGQLMTLTYPLIGNYGVPPFSIEPNGLATFMESEKIHAEAIIVSDYSYEYSHWNAVESLGDWLKREQVPGITGIDTRELTKVLREHGVMLGKIVFDDEPDNVLEATYAGVNYVDKVSCKEVIRYNEGADKRKVVLVDCGVKTNIIRCLLKRDVEVIRVPWDYDFNGLEFDGLFISNGPGDPDTCDAAVQNIRKAMKNEKLPIFGICMGNQLLSKAGGAKIYKLKYGHRSHNQPVRMVGTERCFITSQNHGYAVDNNTLGADWEPLFINMNDGSNEGIKHKTNPWFSAQFHPEAASGPTDTEFLFDEFVNLLK; encoded by the coding sequence ATGAGAAATGTGACATTAATCCTTGACGACGGGAGCCGGTTTTCCGGCAAGTCGTTTGGCTACGAGAAGCCGGTGGCGGGCGAAGTAGTTTTTAATACTGCCATGACCGGATATCCGGAGAGTCTCACTGACCCTTCGTATGCCGGACAGTTGATGACTCTTACCTATCCGTTGATAGGAAATTACGGAGTTCCCCCTTTTTCAATCGAACCGAACGGACTCGCTACTTTTATGGAAAGTGAGAAGATTCATGCGGAAGCGATTATCGTAAGTGACTATTCTTACGAATACAGTCATTGGAATGCTGTTGAAAGTCTCGGCGACTGGCTGAAACGTGAGCAGGTTCCCGGCATCACAGGCATTGATACCCGCGAACTGACTAAAGTACTCCGCGAACATGGCGTGATGTTGGGAAAGATTGTTTTTGACGATGAACCGGACAATGTTCTTGAAGCTACTTATGCAGGCGTTAACTATGTAGATAAAGTAAGTTGCAAGGAAGTGATTCGCTATAATGAAGGTGCGGATAAAAGGAAAGTGGTATTGGTGGATTGCGGTGTAAAGACTAATATTATCCGTTGTCTGCTGAAACGTGATGTTGAAGTGATTCGTGTCCCTTGGGATTATGACTTCAATGGACTCGAATTTGACGGATTGTTTATTTCCAATGGTCCGGGCGATCCGGATACCTGTGATGCTGCGGTGCAAAATATCCGCAAGGCAATGAAAAACGAAAAACTTCCTATCTTCGGAATCTGCATGGGTAATCAATTACTCTCGAAAGCCGGAGGTGCCAAAATATATAAACTGAAGTACGGACACCGTAGCCACAATCAGCCTGTGCGTATGGTAGGTACGGAACGATGTTTCATCACTTCCCAAAATCACGGTTATGCCGTAGATAATAATACGTTAGGAGCAGATTGGGAGCCGCTTTTCATCAATATGAATGACGGTTCTAACGAAGGAATTAAACATAAGACGAATCCTTGGTTCTCGGCACAATTCCACCCGGAAGCTGCCAGTGGACCTACGGACACGGAATTTCTGTTCGATGAATTTGTAAACCTGCTTAAATAA
- a CDS encoding amidophosphoribosyltransferase: protein MEQLKHECGVAMIRLLKPLEYYEKKYGTWMYGLNKLYLLMEKQHNRGQEGAGLACVKLEANPGEEYMFRERALGSGAITEIFENVQNNFKDLTSEQLHDAEFAKRTLPFAGETYMGHLRYSTTGKSGISYVHPFLRRNNWRAKNLALCGNFNMTNVDEIFARITAIGQHPRKYADTYIMLEQVGHRLDREVERVFNLAEAEGLTGMGITNYIEEHIDLANVLRTSSREWDGGYVICGLTGSGESFAIRDPWGIRPAFWYQDEEIAVLASERPVIQTAFNVPVEDIKELQPGQALLISKEGKLRTSQINKPREKQACSFERIYFSRGSDVDIYKERKRLGEKLVPNILKAINNDLDHTVFSFIPNTAEVAFYGMLQGLDDYLNEEKVQQIAALGHNPNMEELEVILSRRIRSEKVAIKDIKLRTFIAEGNSRNDLAAHVYDITYGSLVSGVDNLVIIDDSIVRGTTLKQSIIGILDRLGPKKIVIVSSSPQVRYPDYYGIDMAKMSEFIAFRAAVELLKERDMKDIIASAYRKSKDQIGLPKEQMVNYVKEIYAPFTDEEISAKMVELLTPKGTKAKVEIVYQPLEGLHEACPNHRGDWYFSGNYPTPGGVKMVNQAFINYIEQLYQF from the coding sequence ATGGAACAATTGAAACATGAATGTGGCGTTGCCATGATACGCCTGCTTAAACCGCTGGAGTATTACGAGAAGAAGTACGGAACGTGGATGTACGGTCTGAACAAGCTTTATCTGCTAATGGAAAAGCAGCATAATCGTGGGCAGGAAGGTGCGGGACTGGCTTGTGTTAAACTGGAGGCCAATCCGGGTGAAGAATATATGTTTCGCGAACGTGCCTTAGGTTCCGGTGCCATTACGGAAATCTTTGAGAATGTACAGAATAATTTCAAGGATTTGACTTCCGAACAATTGCATGACGCAGAGTTTGCCAAACGTACATTACCTTTTGCGGGTGAAACGTATATGGGGCATCTGCGTTATTCGACAACCGGGAAATCCGGTATCTCTTATGTGCACCCGTTTTTGAGGAGAAACAATTGGCGTGCCAAGAACTTGGCTCTCTGCGGTAACTTCAACATGACGAATGTAGATGAAATTTTTGCCCGTATCACAGCCATTGGACAACATCCCCGTAAGTATGCTGATACCTATATCATGTTGGAACAAGTGGGGCACCGGCTTGATCGTGAAGTGGAACGTGTGTTCAACCTTGCCGAGGCCGAAGGGCTTACAGGCATGGGAATCACCAACTATATAGAAGAGCATATTGATTTGGCTAACGTATTGCGTACCTCCAGCCGTGAATGGGACGGGGGATATGTCATTTGCGGACTGACCGGAAGCGGTGAATCTTTTGCAATACGTGATCCGTGGGGGATACGTCCTGCTTTCTGGTATCAGGATGAAGAGATTGCAGTGTTGGCTTCCGAACGTCCGGTCATTCAGACAGCTTTTAATGTCCCTGTAGAAGATATTAAAGAACTGCAACCGGGACAGGCATTATTGATTAGTAAAGAAGGTAAACTGCGGACATCACAAATAAACAAACCTCGTGAGAAACAGGCTTGTTCATTCGAGCGTATCTATTTCTCCCGTGGTAGTGATGTCGATATTTACAAGGAACGGAAACGGCTCGGCGAGAAACTCGTGCCGAACATTTTGAAAGCTATCAACAACGATCTTGACCATACCGTTTTCTCTTTTATTCCCAACACCGCCGAAGTTGCTTTCTACGGAATGTTACAGGGACTGGATGACTATCTGAATGAAGAAAAAGTGCAGCAAATAGCTGCATTAGGTCATAATCCGAATATGGAGGAACTGGAAGTTATTCTTTCCCGCCGTATCCGCAGTGAAAAGGTGGCTATTAAGGACATCAAGCTCCGTACGTTTATTGCCGAAGGAAACAGCCGAAATGATCTGGCGGCTCATGTCTACGATATCACTTACGGAAGCCTTGTTTCCGGTGTCGATAATCTGGTGATTATTGACGATAGTATTGTGCGTGGCACAACATTGAAGCAAAGTATTATCGGTATTCTCGACCGTCTTGGTCCGAAGAAGATTGTTATCGTTTCTTCTTCCCCACAGGTCCGTTATCCCGATTATTACGGTATCGATATGGCAAAGATGAGTGAGTTTATTGCTTTCAGAGCTGCTGTCGAATTGCTGAAAGAGCGGGATATGAAAGATATAATTGCGTCTGCCTACCGGAAATCCAAAGATCAGATAGGTTTGCCGAAAGAGCAAATGGTGAACTATGTAAAAGAAATATATGCACCTTTCACGGATGAGGAAATCTCCGCCAAAATGGTAGAACTATTGACTCCGAAGGGAACGAAAGCTAAAGTGGAAATCGTCTACCAGCCATTGGAAGGGCTTCATGAAGCCTGTCCCAATCATCGGGGCGACTGGTACTTTAGCGGCAATTACCCTACGCCGGGTGGCGTGAAAATGGTGAATCAGGCATTCATCAATTACATAGAGCAACTGTATCAATTCTGA